A window of the Podarcis raffonei isolate rPodRaf1 chromosome 4, rPodRaf1.pri, whole genome shotgun sequence genome harbors these coding sequences:
- the OLIG1 gene encoding oligodendrocyte transcription factor 1 — translation MLRQPPFYELVSYRQPPPALLAKAAPERPDFAPEPLHGPGSAKATAAGAPAGGVTPKSDQKSEQQQLRRKINSRERKRMQDLNLAMDALREVILPYSAAHCQSSPGRKLSKIATLLLARNYILLLGSSLQELRRILGEMSGSGPRLLLAGLPLFAAAAPGPVLLTPGAVNAHHHHAPHPASKYLSVALEEQQCGQVHLPSGTSLCTCAICKFPHFIPSSGLSLTAVQAQFSK, via the coding sequence ATGCTGAGGCAGCCGCCCTTCTATGAACTGGTGAGCTACAGGCAGCCCCCTCCCGCCTTGCTGGCCAAAGCAGCTCCGGAGCGGCCAGACTTTGCTCCAGAGCCTCTCCATGGACCCGGGAGCGCCAAGGCGACCGCGGCAGGAGCCCCTGCCGGCGGCGTCACGCCCAAGAGTGACCAGAAGagcgagcagcagcagctccgGAGGAAAATCAACAGCCGGGAGCGGAAGCGGATGCAAGATCTCAACCTGGCGATGGATGCGCTGCGGGAGGTGATCCTGCCCTACTCGGCCGCGCACTGCCAGAGCTCGCCGGGGAGGAAGCTCTCCAAGATCGCCACGCTGCTCCTGGCCAGGAACTACATCCTCTTGCTGGGGAGCTCCTTGCAAGAGCTCCGGAGGATCCTAGGCGAGATGAGCGGCTCGGGCCCCCGGCTGCTCCTGGCCGGCCTGCCCCtcttcgccgccgccgccccgggCCCGGTGCTCTTGACGCCGGGGGCCGTGAATGCCCATCACCACCACGCTCCGCACCCGGCCAGCAAGTACCTCTCGGTGGCCCTGGAAGAGCAGCAGTGCGGCCAAGTGCACCTGCCCAGCGGCACCAGCCTCTGCACTTGCGCCATTTGCAAGTTCCCCCACTTCATCCCGTCGTCCGGCCTCAGTTTAACGGCCGTGCAGGCGCAGTTCTCCAAGTGA
- the OLIG2 gene encoding oligodendrocyte transcription factor 2, whose amino-acid sequence MLLYSLRSGTATSAAGEDPAAQRDPPCKLTSMDSDASLVSSRPSSPEPDELFVSSRSKSGGGGGGGGFSAGGAVSSSTPSDSPAELSAELRSAMSAAGVVMVDKLAFKSPSSSSSSSSSSSSSASKKDKKQMTEPELQQLRLKINSRERKRMHDLNIAMDGLREVMPYAHGPSVRKLSKIATLLLARNYILMLTNSLEEMKRLLSEIYGGHHAAGFHPAAAAACPGGMVGHSAPLPGHPASHAVHHPILPPAAVTSASLPGSAGLSAVSSIRPSHGLLKSPSSAAAAAAAAAAAAAAAASGPLGSSFQHWGGMPCPCSMCQVPAPSHHHVSSMNTASLPRLTSDAK is encoded by the coding sequence GACCAGCATGGACTCGGACGCGAGCTTGGTGTCCAGCCGCCCTTCGTCGCCGGAGCCCGATGAGCTCTTCGTGTCGTCCAGGAGcaagagcggcggcggcggcggcggcggcggcttctcgGCGGGCGGCGCCGTGTCCAGCTCGACGCCCAGCGACTCTCCAGCGGAGCTGAGCGCGGAGCTGCGCAGTGCCATGAGCGCGGCCGGGGTGGTGATGGTAGACAAGCTGGCCTTCAagtctccctcctcttcctcctcctcctcgtcgtcgtcttcttcgtCGGCGTCCAAGAAGGACAAGAAGCAAATGACAGAGCCAGAGCTGCAGCAGTTGCGCCTGAAGATCAACAGCCGCGAGCGCAAGCGGATGCACGACCTGAACATCGCCATGGACGGCCTGCGGGAGGTGATGCCCTACGCGCACGGCCCGTCGGTGCGCAAGCTCTCCAAGATCGCCACCCTTCTGCTGGCGCGCAACTACATCCTCATGCTCACCAACTCCCTCGAGGAGATGAAGAGGCTCCTCAGCGAGATCTACGGCGGCCACCACGCCGCCGGCTtccaccccgccgccgccgccgcctgcccgGGCGGCATGGTGGGCCACTCCGCGCCTCTGCCGGGCCACCCGGCTTCGCACGCCGTGCACCACCCGATCCTGCCCCCCGCCGCTGTCACCAGCGCCTCCCTGCCCGGTTCCGCGGGCTTGTCGGCTGTCAGCTCCATCCGGCCCAGCCACGGCCTCCTCAAGTCGCCGTCGAGCGCCGCCGCCGcggccgctgctgccgctgctgcagcggcggcggcggcttcggGCCCGCTGGGCAGCAGCTTCCAGCACTGGGGAGGGATGCCGTGCCCCTGCAGCATGTGCCAGGTGCCCGCCCCGTCGCACCACCACGTCTCCAGCATGAACACGGCCAGCCTGCCCAGATTAACCAGCGACGCCAAATGA